Proteins found in one Rahnella aceris genomic segment:
- the exaC gene encoding acetaldehyde dehydrogenase ExaC, translating into MAYDKNPHAVKPEEYGFPLKLKKQYDNFIGGEWVAPVKKEYYDNLTPVTGEVLCKVASSSTDDVDLALDAAHQAKDAWGKMPVQQRANLLLKVADRMEQNLELLANAETWDNGKPIRETSGADVPLAIDHFRYFASCVRAQEGGISEIDSETVAYHFHEPLGVVAQIIPWNFPLLMACWKMAPALAAGNCIVLKPAKLTPLSVLLLMELVQDILPAGVINVVNGAGGEIGEYLATSKRIAKVAFTGSTEVGQRIAGYAAQNLIPATLELGGKSPNIFFADVMDKEDEFFDKALEGFALFAFNQGEVCTCPSRALVQESIYERFMERAIKRVEAIKTGNPLDMETQMGAQVSAGQMKTILDYIEIGKNEGAEVLTGGAKKKLEGSLNEGYYLQPTILLGKNNMRVFQEEIFGPVLAVTTFKDMDEALQIANDTAYGLGAGVWSRDGNVAYHMGRNIQAGRVWTNCYHAYPAHAAFGGYKQSGIGRETHKMMLDHYQQTKCLLVSYSSKPMGLF; encoded by the coding sequence ATGGCCTATGATAAAAATCCTCATGCCGTCAAACCGGAAGAATACGGTTTCCCGCTGAAACTCAAAAAACAATACGACAACTTTATTGGCGGTGAATGGGTCGCGCCGGTAAAAAAAGAGTATTACGACAACCTGACGCCGGTTACCGGCGAAGTGCTGTGTAAAGTGGCCAGTTCCAGCACCGATGACGTCGATCTGGCGCTGGATGCCGCCCATCAAGCCAAAGACGCATGGGGAAAAATGCCGGTGCAGCAGCGTGCAAACTTACTGCTGAAAGTCGCCGATCGCATGGAACAAAATCTTGAACTGCTGGCAAATGCCGAAACCTGGGATAACGGCAAACCGATCCGCGAAACCAGTGGTGCAGACGTGCCGTTAGCCATCGACCATTTCCGTTATTTCGCCTCCTGCGTACGCGCACAGGAAGGCGGGATCAGCGAAATCGACAGCGAAACCGTGGCCTATCATTTCCACGAACCGCTGGGCGTGGTGGCACAAATTATCCCGTGGAATTTCCCGCTGCTGATGGCGTGCTGGAAAATGGCACCGGCGCTGGCGGCTGGTAACTGCATCGTACTCAAACCGGCCAAACTGACGCCGCTGTCGGTTCTGTTGCTGATGGAACTGGTGCAGGACATTCTGCCTGCTGGCGTCATTAACGTGGTCAACGGCGCGGGCGGGGAAATCGGCGAATATCTGGCGACCTCCAAACGTATCGCCAAAGTCGCTTTCACCGGTTCGACGGAAGTCGGCCAGCGGATCGCCGGCTATGCTGCACAAAACCTGATCCCGGCTACGCTGGAACTGGGCGGTAAATCGCCGAATATTTTCTTCGCCGACGTGATGGATAAAGAGGACGAATTCTTCGACAAAGCGCTGGAAGGGTTCGCGCTGTTTGCCTTCAATCAGGGCGAAGTCTGTACCTGTCCGAGCCGTGCGCTGGTGCAGGAGTCCATCTACGAACGCTTTATGGAACGGGCAATCAAACGCGTGGAAGCGATCAAAACCGGTAACCCGCTGGATATGGAAACCCAGATGGGCGCGCAGGTGTCTGCCGGACAGATGAAAACCATTCTGGATTACATCGAAATCGGTAAAAATGAGGGCGCGGAAGTCCTGACCGGCGGTGCGAAGAAGAAACTTGAAGGTTCGCTGAACGAGGGTTATTACCTGCAACCGACCATCTTGCTGGGTAAAAACAACATGCGCGTCTTCCAGGAAGAAATTTTCGGACCGGTGCTGGCGGTAACGACATTCAAAGATATGGATGAGGCGTTACAAATCGCCAACGATACGGCGTACGGGCTGGGGGCGGGTGTCTGGAGCCGTGACGGCAACGTGGCGTATCATATGGGGCGCAACATTCAGGCTGGCCGTGTCTGGACCAACTGCTATCACGCCTATCCGGCACATGCGGCATTCGGCGGTTACAAACAATCCGGTATCGGGCGCGAAACCCATAAGATGATGCTGGATCACTATCAGCAAACGAAATGTTTACTGGT